In the Opitutaceae bacterium genome, one interval contains:
- the rpmI gene encoding 50S ribosomal protein L35 produces the protein MQKTKKSIAKRFKLSGTGKLIRRSPGQRHLLSSKTVKQKRRNSRDKLVAPGHAAQLMKALPHGLS, from the coding sequence ATGCAGAAAACCAAGAAATCCATCGCCAAGCGGTTCAAGTTGTCGGGAACGGGGAAGCTGATTCGCCGTTCGCCCGGGCAGCGCCATCTCTTGAGCTCAAAGACAGTGAAACAGAAGCGCCGGAACTCCCGGGACAAGCTGGTCGCTCCAGGCCACGCTGCCCAGTTGATGAAAGCCCTTCCGCACGGTCTGAGCTGA